The Megalobrama amblycephala isolate DHTTF-2021 linkage group LG13, ASM1881202v1, whole genome shotgun sequence genome contains a region encoding:
- the ccn4b gene encoding cellular communication network factor 4b isoform X3 → MDVTAARPVPSRWEKPVTREIPVTIIKDFTVTTALTSRDVMGTGCEHNGVIYRNGQSFQPNCKYRCLCVNGAIGCVSLCTEYQPPRVWCQSPKRVKIPGQCCEKWFCEESRKPRKTNPRHAPEEDSLTTNDIWHKNCITQTTPWSPCSKTCGRGISLRISNDNAGCVMEKETRLCNLRPCEVDITKHFRPGKKCLNIYREPEFQNFTISGCISKKAYWPKYCGVCTDERCCIPYKSKTIEVEFECPNGSVFTWKYMWINACFCNLSCRNPNDIFADLEQYYEFNEIVN, encoded by the exons ATGGATGTGACTGCTGCAAGGCCTGTGCCAAGCAGGTGGGAGAAACCTGTAACGAGAGAGATACCTGTGACTATCATAAAGGACTTTACTGTGACTACAGCGCTGACAAGCCGAG ATGTTATGGGAACGGGATGTGAGCATAACGGCGTGATTTACCGTAATGGCCAAAGTTTCCAGCCCAATTGTAAGTACCGCTGTCTGTGTGTGAATGGGGCGATTGGATGTGTGTCACTCTGCACCGAGTACCAGCCACCCCGGGTCTGGTGTCAGTCGCCCAAGCGAGTGAAAATCCCAGGCCAATGTTGTGAGAAATGGTTCTGCGAAGAGTCCCGTAAACCACGCAAGACCAACCCCAGACACGCCCCTGAGGAGG ACTCCCTCACAACTAATGATATTTGGCATAAAAATTGCATTACCCAGACTACCCCATGGAGTCCCTGCTCAAAGACCTGTGGACGGGGCATATCATTGCGCATTTCTAATGACAACGCTGGCTGTGTGATGGAGAAAGAGACTCGACTGTGTAACCTCCGACCTTGTGAGGTCGACATCACCAAGCACTTTAGA CCAGGTAAAAAATGCCTGAACATCTACCGTGAGCCAGAGTTTCAGAACTTCACCATTTCAGGCTGTATCAGTAAGAAGGCGTATTGGCCCAAGTACTGTGGAGTCTGTACTGATGAGCGCTGCTGCATCCCCTACAAGTCTAAGACCATTGAGGTGGAGTTTGAGTGTCCAAATGGATCCGTTTTTACTTGGAAATACATGTGGATCAACGCCTGCTTTTGCAACCTCTCCTGCAGGAATCCAAACGATATCTTCGCAGATCTGGAGCAATACTATGAGTTCAATGAGATCGTTAACTAA
- the ccn4b gene encoding cellular communication network factor 4b isoform X1 has translation MWRLLLWILLTARVHQASSHNSTDSPLMTTDLDPYNRNRYCKWPCKCPKSAPVCPHGVSLLTDGCDCCKACAKQVGETCNERDTCDYHKGLYCDYSADKPRYEKGVCAYVMGTGCEHNGVIYRNGQSFQPNCKYRCLCVNGAIGCVSLCTEYQPPRVWCQSPKRVKIPGQCCEKWFCEESRKPRKTNPRHAPEEDSLTTNDIWHKNCITQTTPWSPCSKTCGRGISLRISNDNAGCVMEKETRLCNLRPCEVDITKHFRPGKKCLNIYREPEFQNFTISGCISKKAYWPKYCGVCTDERCCIPYKSKTIEVEFECPNGSVFTWKYMWINACFCNLSCRNPNDIFADLEQYYEFNEIVN, from the exons ATGTGGAGACTCCTGTTGTGGATTCTTTTGACAGCCAGGGTGCACCAG GCCAGTTCCCACAACTCCACAGACTCTCCTCTTATGACCACAGATTTGGACCCTTATAACCGAAATCGATACTGCAAATGGCCCTGTAAGTGCCCCAAGAGTGCCCCTGTTTGCCCACATGGGGTTAGCCTGTTGACAGATGGATGTGACTGCTGCAAGGCCTGTGCCAAGCAGGTGGGAGAAACCTGTAACGAGAGAGATACCTGTGACTATCATAAAGGACTTTACTGTGACTACAGCGCTGACAAGCCGAGGTACGAAAAAGGAGTGTGTGCAT ATGTTATGGGAACGGGATGTGAGCATAACGGCGTGATTTACCGTAATGGCCAAAGTTTCCAGCCCAATTGTAAGTACCGCTGTCTGTGTGTGAATGGGGCGATTGGATGTGTGTCACTCTGCACCGAGTACCAGCCACCCCGGGTCTGGTGTCAGTCGCCCAAGCGAGTGAAAATCCCAGGCCAATGTTGTGAGAAATGGTTCTGCGAAGAGTCCCGTAAACCACGCAAGACCAACCCCAGACACGCCCCTGAGGAGG ACTCCCTCACAACTAATGATATTTGGCATAAAAATTGCATTACCCAGACTACCCCATGGAGTCCCTGCTCAAAGACCTGTGGACGGGGCATATCATTGCGCATTTCTAATGACAACGCTGGCTGTGTGATGGAGAAAGAGACTCGACTGTGTAACCTCCGACCTTGTGAGGTCGACATCACCAAGCACTTTAGA CCAGGTAAAAAATGCCTGAACATCTACCGTGAGCCAGAGTTTCAGAACTTCACCATTTCAGGCTGTATCAGTAAGAAGGCGTATTGGCCCAAGTACTGTGGAGTCTGTACTGATGAGCGCTGCTGCATCCCCTACAAGTCTAAGACCATTGAGGTGGAGTTTGAGTGTCCAAATGGATCCGTTTTTACTTGGAAATACATGTGGATCAACGCCTGCTTTTGCAACCTCTCCTGCAGGAATCCAAACGATATCTTCGCAGATCTGGAGCAATACTATGAGTTCAATGAGATCGTTAACTAA
- the ccn4b gene encoding cellular communication network factor 4b isoform X2, whose product MWRLLLWILLTARVHQASSHNSTDSPLMTTDLDPYNRNRYCKWPCKCPKSAPVCPHGVSLLTDGCDCCKACAKQVGETCNERDTCDYHKGLYCDYSADKPRYEKGVCAYVMGTGCEHNGVIYRNGQSFQPNYSLTTNDIWHKNCITQTTPWSPCSKTCGRGISLRISNDNAGCVMEKETRLCNLRPCEVDITKHFRPGKKCLNIYREPEFQNFTISGCISKKAYWPKYCGVCTDERCCIPYKSKTIEVEFECPNGSVFTWKYMWINACFCNLSCRNPNDIFADLEQYYEFNEIVN is encoded by the exons ATGTGGAGACTCCTGTTGTGGATTCTTTTGACAGCCAGGGTGCACCAG GCCAGTTCCCACAACTCCACAGACTCTCCTCTTATGACCACAGATTTGGACCCTTATAACCGAAATCGATACTGCAAATGGCCCTGTAAGTGCCCCAAGAGTGCCCCTGTTTGCCCACATGGGGTTAGCCTGTTGACAGATGGATGTGACTGCTGCAAGGCCTGTGCCAAGCAGGTGGGAGAAACCTGTAACGAGAGAGATACCTGTGACTATCATAAAGGACTTTACTGTGACTACAGCGCTGACAAGCCGAGGTACGAAAAAGGAGTGTGTGCAT ATGTTATGGGAACGGGATGTGAGCATAACGGCGTGATTTACCGTAATGGCCAAAGTTTCCAGCCCAATT ACTCCCTCACAACTAATGATATTTGGCATAAAAATTGCATTACCCAGACTACCCCATGGAGTCCCTGCTCAAAGACCTGTGGACGGGGCATATCATTGCGCATTTCTAATGACAACGCTGGCTGTGTGATGGAGAAAGAGACTCGACTGTGTAACCTCCGACCTTGTGAGGTCGACATCACCAAGCACTTTAGA CCAGGTAAAAAATGCCTGAACATCTACCGTGAGCCAGAGTTTCAGAACTTCACCATTTCAGGCTGTATCAGTAAGAAGGCGTATTGGCCCAAGTACTGTGGAGTCTGTACTGATGAGCGCTGCTGCATCCCCTACAAGTCTAAGACCATTGAGGTGGAGTTTGAGTGTCCAAATGGATCCGTTTTTACTTGGAAATACATGTGGATCAACGCCTGCTTTTGCAACCTCTCCTGCAGGAATCCAAACGATATCTTCGCAGATCTGGAGCAATACTATGAGTTCAATGAGATCGTTAACTAA